The Cynocephalus volans isolate mCynVol1 chromosome 2, mCynVol1.pri, whole genome shotgun sequence genome window below encodes:
- the SLC26A2 gene encoding sulfate transporter yields the protein MSLKSKEQHDVSHRDSAEGNDSSQSGIHLEQQKESSTNCKQFDANAQCRPYPRIHMEPQEKSNTNFKQFVIKKLRKNCQCGPTKAKNMIFGFLPVLQWLPKYDLKKNILGDMMSGLIVGILLVPQSIAYSLLAGQEPIYGLYTSFFASIIYFLLGTSRHISVGIFGVLCLMIGEVVDRELHKAGYDTARIAPALGMVSNGSTLLNQTTDRICDKSCYAIMVGSTVTFMAGVYQVAMGFFQVGFVSVYLSDALLSGFVTGASFTILTSQVKYLLGLSLPRSNGVGSLITTWIHIFRNIHKTNLCDLITSLLCLLVLLPTKELNEHFKSKLKAPIPTELIVVVAATLASHFGKLNENYNSSIAGHIPTGFMPPTAPEWNLITSVAVDAIAISIIGFAITVSLSEMFAKKHGYTVKANQEMYAIGFCNIIPSFFHCFTTSAALAKTLVKESTGCQTQLSGVVTALVLLLVLLVIAPLFYSLQKCVLGVITIVNLRGALRKFRDLPKMWRVSRMDTVIWFVTMLSSALISTEIGLLVGVCFSMFCVILRTQKPKISLLGLVEESEIFESMSAYKNLQTKPGIKIFRFAAPLYYINKECFKSALYKKTVNPILVKAAQKKAAKRKIKEETVTLSGTQDEVSLQLSHDPFELHTIVIDCSAIQFLDTAGIHTLKEVRRDYETIGIQVLLAQCNASVRDSLARGEYCKEEEENLLFYSVYEAMAFAVESQYQKGICVPNGLSLSSN from the exons ATGTCTTTGAAAAGTAAAGAGCAACATGATGTTTCACACAGGGACTCAGCTGAAGGAAATGACAGTTCCCAGTCTGGGATCCATTTGGAGCAGCAAAAGGAATCCAGTACTAACTGCAAGCAATTTGATGCCAACGCTCAGTGCAGACCTTATCCTAGGATTCATATGGAGCCTCAAGAGAAATCAAATACTAACTTCAAGCAGTTTGTTATCAAAAAGCTACGGAAGAATTGCCAGTGCGGCCCAACCAAAGCCAAAAATATGATTTTTGGTTTCCTTCCTGTTTTGCAGTGGCTCCCAAAATATGatctaaagaaaaacattttaggaGATATGATGTCTGGTTTGATTGTGGGCATCTTATTGGTGCCCCAGTCCATTGCTTATTCCCTCTTGGCTGGCCAAGAACCTATCTACGGTCTGTACACATCTTTTTTTGCCAGCATCATTTATTTCCTATTGGGTACCTCCCGTCACATCTCTGTGGGCATTTTTGGAGTACTGTGCCTTATGATTGGTGAGGTAGTTGACAGAGAACTGCACAAAGCTGGCTATGACACTGCCCGTATTGCTCCTGCTTTAGGAATGGTTTCAAATGGGAGCACGTTATTAAACCAGACAACAGACAGGATATGTGACAAAAGTTGCTATGCAATTATGGTTGGCAGCACTGTAACCTTTATGGCTGGAGTTTATCAG gtagcaatgggcttcttTCAAGTGGGCTTTGTTTCTGTCTACCTCTCAGATGCCTTGCTGAGTGGATTTGTCACTGGTGCCTCCTTCACTATTCTTACATCTCAGGTGAAGTATCTTCTTGGGCTCAGCCTTCCTCGGAGTAATGGCGTGGGCTCACTCATCACTACCTGGATACATATCTTCAGAAACATCCATAAGACCAATCTCTGTGATCTCATCACCAGCCTTTTGTGCCTTTTGGTTCTTTTGCCAACCAAAGAACTCAATGAGCACTTCAAGTCCAAGCTTAAGGCACCCATTCCTACCGAACTCATTGTCGTTGTGGCAGCCACATTAGCCTCTCATTTTGGAAAACtaaatgagaattataattccagtATTGCTGGACATATTCCCACTGGGTTTATGCCACCCACAGCACCAGAATGGAACCTAATTACTAGTGTGGCTGTAGATGCAATAGCTATTTCTATCATTGGTTTTGCTATCACTGTATCACTTTCTGAAATGTTTGCCAAGAAACACGGCTACACAGTCAAAGCGAATCAGGAAATGTACGCCATTGGCTTTTGCAATATCATACCTTCCTTTTTCCATTGCTTTACTACTAGTGCAGCTCTTGCAAAGACATTGGTCAAAGAATCAACAGGCTGCCAAACTCAGCTTTCTGGTGTGGTGACAGCCCTTGTTCTTTTGTTGGTCCTCCTTGTAATAGCTCCTTTATTCTATTCCCTTCAGAAATGTGTTCTTGGTGTGATCACAATTGTAAATCTCCGGGGAGCCCTTCGTAAATTTAGGGATCTGCCCAAGATGTGGAGGGTTAGCAGAATGGATACAGTTATCTGGTTTGTAACTATGCTGTCCTCTGCACTGATAAGTACTGAAATAGGCCTGCTTGTTGGggtttgtttttccatgttttgTGTCATCCTCCGCACTCAGAAGCCAAAGATTTCATTGCTTGGCTTGGTGGAAGAATCTGAAATCTTTGAATCCATGTCTGCTTATAAGAATCTTCAGACTAAGCCAGGCATCAAGATTTTTCGCTTTGCAGCCCCTCTCTACTACATAAACAAAGAATGCTTTAAATCTGCTTTATacaaaaaaactgtcaacccaaTCTTAGTAAAGGCAGCTCAGAAGAAGGCAGCAAAGAGAAAGATCAAAGAGGAAACCGTGACTCTCAGTGGAACTCAGGATGAAGTTTCATTGCAACTCTCCCATGATCCCTTCGAGCTGCATACTATAGTCATTGACTGCAGTGCAATACAATTTTTAGATACAGCAGGGATCCATACACTGAAAGAAGTTCGCAGAGATTATGAAACCATTGGTATCCAGGTTCTGCTGGCTCAGTGCAATGCCTCTGTAAGGGATTCCCTGGCTAGAGGAGAATATtgcaaagaggaagaagaaaacctTCTCTTCTATAGTGTGTATGAAGCCATGGCTTTTGCAGTAGAATCTCAATATCAGAAAGGAATATGTGTTCCCAATGGTTTGAGTCTTTCCAGTAATTGA